The Chloroflexaceae bacterium genome contains a region encoding:
- a CDS encoding LutB/LldF family L-lactate oxidation iron-sulfur protein, with amino-acid sequence MSTHTLHFFERVDTALHDATLRTALDRATARFVGNRARAMSALSDADRLRDQARALRAHALSRLDELLERLAERVEARGGHVCWASDGEQVKRYITDLARSRGVRSIVKSKSMASEEIHLNEALEQAGIEVVETDLGEYIIQIAGETPSHIIAPAIHKTREQVGALFEKHLGMPPTTEVPPMIRTARQALRQRFLRADMGISGVNFGVAEEGAIVIIENEGNARLTTTVPRIHVAIMGIERIVERLEDLGVLLQVLARSATGQKLSVYTSIISGPARPGEADGPEEFHLVLLDNGRSQILGGQYAEALMCIRCGACLNACPVYQSIGGHAYGGVYSGPIGAILTPLLQPDLPDSHLLPHASSLCGACQEVCPVRIAIPDLLLRLRADAVRAGKFHPIEKPAIQGYATMMNNPALYRVGGKFAHLGARLLRRKGRIRRLPPPLHLWTRGRDFPALPAQTFSEWWEERERQRRSG; translated from the coding sequence ATGAGCACCCATACCCTCCACTTCTTCGAGCGGGTTGATACCGCTCTCCACGACGCCACCCTGCGCACGGCGCTGGACCGGGCCACCGCGCGCTTTGTCGGCAACCGCGCCAGGGCCATGAGCGCCCTCAGCGACGCCGACAGGCTGCGCGACCAGGCTCGCGCGCTGCGCGCCCACGCCCTCAGCCGCCTTGATGAGCTGCTTGAGCGCCTTGCCGAGCGCGTCGAGGCTCGTGGCGGGCATGTCTGCTGGGCCAGCGACGGCGAGCAAGTTAAACGCTACATCACCGATCTGGCCCGTAGCCGCGGCGTGCGTTCGATTGTCAAGTCCAAGTCTATGGCCTCCGAGGAGATCCACCTCAACGAGGCCCTCGAACAGGCCGGGATCGAGGTGGTGGAGACCGACCTGGGGGAGTACATTATTCAGATTGCCGGTGAGACGCCCTCGCATATTATCGCCCCGGCCATCCACAAAACCCGCGAGCAGGTCGGCGCGCTGTTCGAGAAACATCTGGGCATGCCGCCGACGACCGAGGTGCCGCCGATGATCCGCACCGCGCGCCAGGCCCTGCGCCAGCGCTTCCTGCGCGCCGATATGGGCATCAGCGGGGTCAATTTTGGCGTCGCCGAGGAGGGGGCGATTGTCATCATCGAGAACGAGGGCAACGCCCGTTTGACCACTACCGTGCCGCGCATCCACGTGGCGATTATGGGCATCGAGCGCATTGTCGAGCGCCTCGAGGACCTGGGGGTGCTGCTGCAGGTGCTGGCCCGCTCGGCCACCGGCCAGAAACTCTCGGTGTACACCAGCATCATCAGCGGCCCGGCCCGCCCCGGCGAGGCGGATGGACCGGAGGAGTTCCATCTGGTGCTGCTCGACAATGGCCGCTCGCAGATCCTCGGCGGGCAGTATGCCGAGGCGCTGATGTGCATTCGCTGCGGGGCCTGCCTCAACGCATGTCCGGTCTACCAGAGCATTGGCGGCCACGCCTACGGCGGGGTCTATTCCGGGCCAATCGGCGCCATTCTGACGCCTCTGCTCCAGCCCGATCTGCCCGACAGTCACCTCCTGCCGCACGCTTCGTCGCTCTGCGGGGCCTGCCAGGAGGTCTGCCCGGTGCGCATCGCCATCCCCGACCTGCTGCTGCGCCTGCGGGCCGACGCGGTCAGGGCTGGCAAGTTCCACCCCATTGAGAAACCCGCCATCCAGGGGTATGCTACCATGATGAATAATCCCGCCCTCTACCGGGTCGGCGGCAAATTCGCCCACCTCGGCGCGCGCCTGCTGCGGCGCAAGGGTCGCATCCGGCGCCTGCCCCCGCCCCTGCACCTCTGGACCCGGGGGCGCGATTTCCCGGCCCTCCCCGCCCAGACCTTCAGCGAGTGGTGGGAGGAACGCGAACGCCAGCGACGTAGCGGGTGA
- a CDS encoding (Fe-S)-binding protein produces the protein MSTPAGPRRVTLFVTCIVDQLYPEIGKATVQILEHLGVAIHVPRGLTCCGQMAFNAGFRDESYAVAGRTIELLRGQGDVVLPSGSCAAMIRHLYAELFAHSPYARPAAELAARTYELTEYLVDVLGITDIGAHYQGRITYHDACHGLRFLGVGRQARALLAHVREAEIHPLPNCETCCGFGGLFAIKQHAISEAMLDRKIRDVQATGADLLVTGDASCMTQIGGGLSRRSIPTRARHIAEVLANMVDARPV, from the coding sequence GTGTCTACCCCCGCCGGGCCACGCCGGGTCACCCTGTTCGTCACCTGCATCGTAGACCAGCTCTACCCCGAAATTGGCAAGGCCACGGTGCAGATCCTCGAACATCTGGGGGTTGCCATCCACGTGCCCCGTGGCCTGACGTGCTGCGGCCAGATGGCCTTCAACGCCGGTTTCCGCGACGAGTCCTACGCCGTGGCCGGGCGGACGATCGAGTTATTGCGCGGCCAGGGCGACGTGGTGCTGCCCTCCGGCTCGTGCGCGGCGATGATCCGCCACCTCTACGCCGAACTGTTCGCCCACAGCCCCTACGCTCGTCCCGCTGCTGAACTGGCCGCCCGCACTTACGAACTGACCGAGTACCTGGTGGACGTGCTGGGTATCACCGACATTGGCGCCCATTATCAGGGGCGCATCACCTACCACGATGCCTGCCACGGTCTGCGCTTCCTCGGGGTTGGGCGCCAGGCCCGCGCGCTGCTGGCGCACGTCCGCGAGGCGGAGATACATCCGCTCCCGAATTGCGAGACCTGTTGCGGATTCGGCGGATTGTTCGCCATCAAGCAGCACGCTATCTCCGAAGCGATGCTCGACCGAAAAATCCGTGATGTTCAGGCGACAGGGGCCGATCTGCTCGTGACCGGCGACGCCTCATGTATGACCCAGATCGGCGGCGGGCTGTCGCGCCGCAGCATCCCGACCCGTGCGCGCCACATCGCCGAAGTGCTCGCCAATATGGTGGATGCCCGACCGGTGTAA